One Ahaetulla prasina isolate Xishuangbanna chromosome 1, ASM2864084v1, whole genome shotgun sequence DNA window includes the following coding sequences:
- the JKAMP gene encoding JNK1/MAPK8-associated membrane protein isoform X2, whose translation MEIQPDCLGLYCGRTLEIINGTEIHGDCGVCPRGQRSDAYKICRECTGSPERYDWLYLGFMAMLPLILHWFFIEWYSGKKSSSALFQHITALIECSVAAIVTLLVSDPMGSLHIRSCRVIMLSDWYTMLYNPSPDYVTTIHCTHEAVYPLYTIVFIYYAFCLVLMMMLRPLLVKKIACGLGKSDRFKSIYAALYFFPILTVLQAVGGGLLYYAFPYIIIVLSLVTLVVYLSASEVETFKDLLVRKKRLIVLFSHWLLHAYGIISISKLSNLYQDLPLLALVPAPALFYLLTAKYTEPSRILSEGANGR comes from the exons ATGG AAATTCAGCCAGACTGCCTTGGACTTTATTGTGGAAGAACATTGGAAATTATAAATGGAACTGAAATTCATGGTGATTGTGGG GTATGTCCCAGAGGACAAAGAAGTGATGCCTATAAAATCTGCCGTGAATGTACAGGCTCTCCAGAACGCTATGATTGGCTTTATCTTGGCTTTATGGCAATGCTACCTCTCATTCTGCATTGGTTCTTCATTGAATGGTATTCAGGGAAAAAGag TTCCAGTGCTCTTTTCCAGCACATCACTGCTTTAATTGAATGCAGTGTGGCAGCAATTGTTACCCTGCTTGTAAGTGACCCCATGGGCTCCCTGCACATCCGCTCATGCAGAGTGATAATGCTTTCTGACTGGTATACCATGCTTTACAATCCAAGTCCTGATTATGTTACCACCATTCACTGTACCCACGAAGCTGTCTATCCTCT TTACACCATTGTATTCATATACTACGCATTCTGTTTAGTGTTGATGATGATGCTTCGTCCTCTGCTGGTAAAGAAAATTGCTTGTGGGCTGGGAAAGTCAGATAGATTTAAGAGCATTTACGCAGCTCTTTACTTCTTCCCAATTCTGACTGTGCTTCAGGCTGTTGGAGGTGGCTTGCTCT aCTATGCTTTCCCATATATCATCATAGTGTTATCTCTTGTTACCCTGGTTGTCTATCTGTCAGCTTCTGAAGTAGAA ACTTTCAAAGATCTGCTTGTCAGGAAGAAAAGGCTTATCGTTCTGTTTAGCCATTGGCTGCTGCATGCCTACGGAATTATCTCCATTTCCAAGCTGAGCAACCTTTACCAGGACTTGCCTTTGCTGGCCTTGGTGCCTGCACCAGCTCTTTTTTATTTGCTAACTGCAAAATACACGGAGCCATCCCGGATATTATCTGAGGGAGCAAATGGACGTTAA
- the JKAMP gene encoding JNK1/MAPK8-associated membrane protein isoform X1: MVVEIQPDCLGLYCGRTLEIINGTEIHGDCGVCPRGQRSDAYKICRECTGSPERYDWLYLGFMAMLPLILHWFFIEWYSGKKSSSALFQHITALIECSVAAIVTLLVSDPMGSLHIRSCRVIMLSDWYTMLYNPSPDYVTTIHCTHEAVYPLYTIVFIYYAFCLVLMMMLRPLLVKKIACGLGKSDRFKSIYAALYFFPILTVLQAVGGGLLYYAFPYIIIVLSLVTLVVYLSASEVETFKDLLVRKKRLIVLFSHWLLHAYGIISISKLSNLYQDLPLLALVPAPALFYLLTAKYTEPSRILSEGANGR, from the exons ATGG TTGTAGAAATTCAGCCAGACTGCCTTGGACTTTATTGTGGAAGAACATTGGAAATTATAAATGGAACTGAAATTCATGGTGATTGTGGG GTATGTCCCAGAGGACAAAGAAGTGATGCCTATAAAATCTGCCGTGAATGTACAGGCTCTCCAGAACGCTATGATTGGCTTTATCTTGGCTTTATGGCAATGCTACCTCTCATTCTGCATTGGTTCTTCATTGAATGGTATTCAGGGAAAAAGag TTCCAGTGCTCTTTTCCAGCACATCACTGCTTTAATTGAATGCAGTGTGGCAGCAATTGTTACCCTGCTTGTAAGTGACCCCATGGGCTCCCTGCACATCCGCTCATGCAGAGTGATAATGCTTTCTGACTGGTATACCATGCTTTACAATCCAAGTCCTGATTATGTTACCACCATTCACTGTACCCACGAAGCTGTCTATCCTCT TTACACCATTGTATTCATATACTACGCATTCTGTTTAGTGTTGATGATGATGCTTCGTCCTCTGCTGGTAAAGAAAATTGCTTGTGGGCTGGGAAAGTCAGATAGATTTAAGAGCATTTACGCAGCTCTTTACTTCTTCCCAATTCTGACTGTGCTTCAGGCTGTTGGAGGTGGCTTGCTCT aCTATGCTTTCCCATATATCATCATAGTGTTATCTCTTGTTACCCTGGTTGTCTATCTGTCAGCTTCTGAAGTAGAA ACTTTCAAAGATCTGCTTGTCAGGAAGAAAAGGCTTATCGTTCTGTTTAGCCATTGGCTGCTGCATGCCTACGGAATTATCTCCATTTCCAAGCTGAGCAACCTTTACCAGGACTTGCCTTTGCTGGCCTTGGTGCCTGCACCAGCTCTTTTTTATTTGCTAACTGCAAAATACACGGAGCCATCCCGGATATTATCTGAGGGAGCAAATGGACGTTAA
- the L3HYPDH gene encoding trans-3-hydroxy-L-proline dehydratase, translated as MSAGDRSDWLPPRAAGSPAIRTVEMHAGGEPLRVVVPGGLGVLEPGPELPLLNRRRRLLDSSELDAVRRLLMHEPRGHRDMYGALVVPSELPEAALGALFVHNEGASSMCGHAVLCLGRFALDYGLRQPPPSPGETAVTIHCPCGPVTSFASWDGQRSGSRVRFHSVPAFAAATDITIDVPGYGKVVLDVGYGGAFYAFLSAEQLGLDVCSSKIRDLVDAASAITEAVKAQFKVHHPLIEEMAFLYGTILTDGKDEFSDEPTSNICVFADAQVDRSPTGSGVTARIALQHHKGLIQLNQTRTFRSSSTGSLFTGKAIKETKCGEHNAVIVEVSGESFYTGTSTFTLEENDPLKYGFFLK; from the exons ATGTCCGCGGGCGATCGCAGCGATTGGCTGCCCCCGCGCGCGGCAGGCAGCCCGGCCATCCGTACGGTGGAGATGCACGCGGGAGGGGAGCCTCTCCGGGTGGTGGTGCCGGGCGGGCTGGGAGTGCTGGAGCCCGGGCCTGAGCTGCCTCTCCTGAATCGGCGTCGTCGCTTGCTGGATTCCTCGGAGCTGGACGCTGTGAGGCGGCTGTTGATGCACGAACCCCGCGGACACCGCGACATGTACGGCGCCCTGGTGGTGCCCAGCGAGCTGCCCGAAGCCGCCCTCGGAGCCCTCTTCGTGCACAACGAGGGCGCGAGCTCCATGTGCGGCCACGCCGTCCTTTGCCTGGGCCGCTTCGCCCTCGACTACGGCCTCCGCCAGCCCCCGCCTTCCCCCGGCGAGACCGCCGTCACCATTCACTGCCCCTGCGGGCCCGTCACTTCGTTTGCGTCCTGGGACGGGCAGCGCAGTGGAAGCCGCGTTCGTTTCCACAGCGTGCCTGCCTTCGCCGCCGCTACCG ATATAACAATTGATGTTCCTGGCTATGGAAAAGTCGTCCTTGATGTTGGCTATGGGGGTGCTTTCTATGCCTTTCTCAGTGCTGAACAGTTAGGCCTTGATGTATGTTCCTCAAAAATTAGGGATCTTGTAGATGCAGCATCTGCAATAACAGAAGCCGTAAAGGCTCAG TTCAAAGTTCACCATCCTCTTATTGAAGAGATGGCTTTCCTATATGGAACTATACTGACAGATGGAAAAGATGAATTTAGTGATGAACCTACAAGTAATATATGTGTATTTGCAGATGCACAG GTTGATCGAAGTCCTACAGGATCAGGTGTGACTGCTCGCATCGCTTTACAACACCATAAAGGATTAATTCAGCTGAACCAGACCAGGACCTTCAGAAGCAGTTCAACTGGTTCCTTGTTCACTGGAAAAGCAATAAAG GAAACAAAATGTGGTGAACACAATGCTGTTATAGTAGAAGTCTCAGGAGAATCTTTTTATACCGGAACATCAACTTTCACTCTTGAAGAAAATGATCCTTTGAAATATGGTTTCTTTCTCAAGTAA
- the GPR135 gene encoding G-protein coupled receptor 135: MEEVASLNNVSAAAGNGSAGSEAGTAPSDLVEAAWWGWSGAALVSQGLLLLAIFALSTLGNGAVVVIIARHRQLRTVTNAFVLSLSLAELLDALLCLPLAFVSLLNGRPNGAWLFGRRLCLASATLHAGLGIAATLTMALLSFDRYCAIVRQPLHKMGRRRATQLLVAVWLAALGFSGPWYLLAQEEEEEEEQPVGPGPPASYHCMYVLPWGSSHLGPPYSATLIVLCYLLPFALMCFCHYNICRAVRLTESRVRPLTTYGHLLRFYGEMRTATTVLIMIVSIICCWGPYCILGLAAATGHFSFSPAIDTVASWLAWANGAINPLIYATRNPNISLLLGRNREGGYRAQNPVAAYLAAAQGHRLESKNRAERYASYGHGSGGNVRNNLTCSSPGTSREVAMWAFKNPAVLFCRDAQPGSASEVGLPHKSGNVDTCL, from the coding sequence ATGGAGGAGGTGGCCTCGCTGAACAACGTTTCTGCCGCGGCCGGCAATGGAAGCGCGGGGAGCGAGGCGGGGACGGCGCCCTCGGACCTCGTGGAGGCGGCTTGGTGGGGCTGGTCTGGGGCGGCGCTGGTCTCGCAGGGCCTGTTGCTCCTCGCTATCTTCGCGCTTTCTACGCTGGGCAACGGCGCCGTGGTGGTCATCATCGCCCGGCACCGGCAGCTCCGGACCGTCACCAACGCCTTCGTGCTGTCGCTGTCGCTCGCCGAACTGCTGGACGCCCTTCTGTGCCTGCCCTTGGCCTTCGTCAGCCTTCTCAATGGGCGTCCCAACGGGGCCTGGCTCTTTGGGCGCCGCCTCTGCTTGGCCAGCGCCACCCTCCACGCTGGCTTGGGCATCGCTGCCACCCTGACCATGGCCCTGCTCTCCTTTGACCGCTACTGTGCCATTGTCCGCCAGCCGCTGCATAAAATGGGCCGCCGGAGAGCCACGCAGCTCCTGGTTGCTGTGTGGTTGGCCGCCCTGGGCTTCTCAGGGCCTTGGTACCTGCtggcccaggaggaggaggaagaggaggagcagccTGTTGGGCCAGGCCCCCCTGCTTCCTACCATTGCATGTATGTGTTACCTTGGGGCTCTTCCCATTTGGGTCCCCCTTATAGTGCAACCTTAATTGTCCTCTGCTACCTGCTGCCCTTCGCCCTCATGTGCTTCTGCCACTACAACATCTGCCGGGCAGTGCGGCTGACCGAGAGCAGGGTTCGCCCACTCACCACTTATGGGCACCTCCTGCGTTTCTATGGTGAGATGCGCACAGCCACCACCGTTCTGATTATGATTGTCTCCATCATCTGCTGCTGGGGCCCTTATTGTATATTAGGCTTGGCTGCTGCGACGGGACACTTCTCCTTTTCCCCAGCCATAGACACTGTGGCAAGCTGGTTGGCCTGGGCCAATGGTGCCATTAACCCCCTCATCTATGCCACCCGCAAccctaacatttctcttcttctcGGACGCAATCGGGAAGGAGGCTATCGGGCTCAAAACCCAGTGGCTGCCTATTTGGCAGCTGCTCAGGGTCATCGGCTGGAGAGCAAGAACCGGGCAGAACGCTATGCCAGCTATGGGCATGGCAGCGGGGGCAATGTAAGGAATAACCTGACCTGCTCCAGTCCAGGCACTAGTAGAGAAGTGGCTATGTGGGCTTTTAAGAACCCAGCTGTGCTTTTCTGCCGTGATGCGCAACCGGGTTCAGCATCTGAAGTGGGCTTGCCACACAAATCAGGCAACGTTGATACTTGCCTCTAA